The Thermodesulfobacteriota bacterium genome contains a region encoding:
- a CDS encoding aldehyde dehydrogenase family protein: MAKSQRKYGLFINGKEVDSVSGKTFIRENPATEEPLAEIAEAQKEDVEKAVKAAKHAFEKWSHVPPRERAKFISRLAEALDKHKDQIAMTNTLETGKPIRESRIVEVANSVRTLEYYAGAASKLNGESMVVSDDQLTITLKEPVGVAAHIIPWNFPLLLSFWKIGAALAAGCTIVLKPATDTSCGIMEFARITAEVGLPEGVFNVIPGKGSVAGQALIEHPDISKIAFTGSTEVGKGVMHTASQRIKRVSLELGGKAPCIVFNDAEIEEAVEANLRGGFFNQGENCTAVTRLLLHEDIYDNFLSQYIERVKKIRMGDPTEEETEMGSLVSRAQFESVKSYFEKGVEEGAKVLVGGGRPKRFSKGYFFEPTVLADVKPSATVACDEIFGPIVAVMPFKTEEEAIEIANDTIYGLAGGIWTQNLKRALRMARAVKAGYLWVNTYGGIIPETPYGGFKQSGIGKELGTEGLDMYLETKAVNIFIGDKMPRWYRG, from the coding sequence ATGGCTAAGTCACAGAGAAAATACGGCCTTTTCATTAACGGCAAAGAAGTCGATTCGGTGAGCGGTAAGACATTTATCAGAGAAAATCCAGCCACTGAAGAACCGCTTGCCGAGATCGCCGAGGCACAGAAGGAAGATGTTGAGAAAGCTGTAAAGGCCGCAAAACATGCCTTTGAGAAATGGTCTCATGTACCTCCGAGGGAGCGCGCAAAGTTTATTTCTCGCCTAGCAGAAGCGCTAGATAAGCATAAGGACCAAATAGCAATGACAAATACCCTCGAGACGGGGAAGCCCATTCGGGAAAGCCGTATTGTAGAGGTTGCAAATTCCGTTAGAACGCTTGAGTATTATGCTGGAGCCGCCAGCAAACTGAACGGTGAAAGCATGGTGGTTTCAGATGATCAACTTACCATCACACTTAAGGAACCCGTAGGAGTTGCCGCTCACATTATTCCCTGGAATTTCCCTCTTCTCCTCTCATTCTGGAAAATAGGAGCCGCGCTTGCCGCTGGATGCACGATCGTTTTGAAGCCAGCAACCGATACCTCGTGTGGCATCATGGAATTCGCCCGGATAACAGCGGAAGTGGGATTACCGGAGGGCGTTTTCAATGTAATACCTGGAAAGGGAAGTGTAGCGGGTCAGGCATTGATTGAGCATCCGGATATAAGTAAGATCGCCTTTACGGGCTCTACTGAAGTAGGCAAAGGCGTAATGCATACCGCCTCTCAGCGTATAAAAAGGGTTTCACTCGAACTGGGGGGCAAGGCTCCCTGCATAGTTTTCAATGATGCAGAAATAGAAGAAGCAGTTGAAGCAAATCTTAGGGGTGGTTTCTTCAACCAGGGCGAGAATTGCACGGCTGTTACCAGGCTCCTCCTTCATGAAGACATCTATGACAATTTTCTCTCGCAGTACATTGAAAGAGTAAAGAAGATTCGCATGGGGGATCCCACAGAAGAGGAAACTGAAATGGGCTCTCTGGTTTCCAGAGCACAATTCGAGTCAGTGAAATCATACTTTGAAAAGGGGGTTGAAGAGGGAGCGAAGGTTCTTGTCGGAGGAGGTCGTCCAAAGCGATTTTCAAAAGGTTACTTCTTCGAACCGACAGTTCTGGCAGATGTGAAACCCTCAGCTACAGTTGCGTGCGATGAGATTTTCGGACCAATAGTCGCCGTTATGCCATTTAAGACCGAAGAAGAGGCAATAGAAATAGCAAACGACACAATTTACGGGCTTGCAGGAGGAATCTGGACTCAGAACTTAAAACGAGCGTTGAGGATGGCAAGGGCTGTTAAAGCAGGCTATCTTTGGGTCAATACCTATGGAGGAATTATCCCTGAGACACCATATGGGGGATTCAAACAGAGCGGTATTGGGAAAGAGCTGGGAACTGAGGGTCTCGATATGTACCTTGAGACAAAAGCCGTAAACATATTCATCGGAGATAAGATGCCGAGATGGTATAGGGGTTGA